The stretch of DNA GAAAGCATCAAACCAGTATTGCAAGATATTGACACTGTACGCCTAGTTGAAGGTTCAATTTTTCACTACGACTTAGGCTACTCTGGTAAAGTCGATTGCGTTGCAAGTTACAAAGATACTCCTGTGCTGTGCGAGTGGAAAACTGCTGATAAACCAAAAGGTTCGATCGAGCGACTTTATGAATATCCTTTACAACTTGCTGCGTATCTTGGAGCCGTTAATCACTCTTACCAAAATTATGGCATTAAACTCGACCATGCACTCTTAGTCGTTGCAATTCCAGACACACCAGCCGAAGTTTTTTGGTTTGAACCAGCACAAATTCAACATTATTGGCAACAATGGATTGAGCGAGTAGAAGCTTATCAAACATTACAGAAACTGGAGATTGATAGGAGCTTTTCTTAGAATTTATTGATGGTGATATGGGTATGAAGGTAACGGGTAATGGTAAGTTATAAGTGATGAAGGCTAAGTGAAAAATCTTATTACAGTGGTTAATTTAAAGATATTCTAATTCAATGTCAGTAAACAAAGAAAAGACAAAAAGAGAGATTCTCGCGAATAGTCTAAGATTGCTATAGTAAAAAAATGCTTGCATTTTAGATTTTTCTTAACTCTTCAGGTAAACGTTGTAGAACACGTTGAAAAAGTATTGTACCGAACGAGCGGTAATAAAATGTATGCACCTAAAACTATGAAATTGTACGATTTCCCACTATCAGGCAACTGCCATAAAGTACGATTAATGTTGTCACTGTTGCAACTCGATTACGATCTTGTTTTCGTCAACTTGAAAGAAGGCGAACAGAAAACAGCAGCGTTTTTGCAACTGAATCCGCTAGGGCAAGTACCAGTACTAATTGATGAAGAGGTAGTAATTTGCGATTCGCAAGCAATTCTAGTGTATCTGGCGCGGCGCTATGGAGGAGAACAATGGTTGCCTACAGATGCAAAATCCATGAGTCAGGTAATGAAGTGGTTATCGATAACAGCTAACAATATTCAAAATAGTATAGCTGCAGCTAGGTTGCATTTCTTATTTAATATCCAGCTAGATTTAGATTTAGCACAGCAGAAAGCTTACCAAATTCTGCAAATATTCAATGAACACTTGAGTAGACGTGAATGGTTAGAATGCAGCCGCCCAACCATTGCAGATATAGCCTGTTTTCCATATATTGCATTAGCACCACAAGGCAAAATTTCTTTAGATGCTTATCCTCACGTTACTGCTTGGATCAACCGTATCAAAGATCTTCCTGGTTATATCAGTATGCCAGGTATTGGGTAGCAAGGGAGCAGAGGAGCAGGGGAGAAAATAACCTTCATTTGCTAAACGTTCAGCAAGTCAATTATTCAATACTAAAATTATGGAAATTCCTTACTACGCTGGAGAACTTGCACTTCAAAATCGAGCGGGAGTACAAGCAGAAGCTGCAAGCTTGAGAAATATCATTAGTGCAACGATTAAATTAGCAGCAAAAGCCTTTTTGCAAAATCAAAGATTTGCGATCGCATCCACTGTAGATTCAAATAATGTATGGGCATCGTTACTCTGGGTAATATTGCACTCAATCCAAATTCCAGTTTGTTATTTATTGATTTTGAACGTGGCAATACATTACAACTTACAGGAAAAGCTAGCATCATTTGGGGAAAAGAACGTTTTGTCGAGTTCCAAATTGAAGGCGTTAAAGAAACTATTAATGCTACAAATTTACGGTGGAAGTTGGCAGAATACTCTCCATTTAATCCGGTATTGTAATTGAAGCGATCGCTAGTTAAATATCCGCGCAACACTACAACTGAAATCAGGTAAAAGAGGGCTATATAACTCGTCTTCTTTATACAAAGTTGCTGCTAGTTTCAGTACTGCATTTTCTCGACGATAAATTTCTACCTGCTGCTTTTGAGGATCAATAATCCAATATTCTTGGACGCCTTGAATCGAGTAAAGTTTCAGTTTGAGTTGGCGATCGCGTTTCTCTTGTATTTCTCCTGGAGAAAGAACCTCAATGACTAACTCTGGTGCATCGGTTAAGTGTCCTGCGTCATCTAGGATTGCTGCTAAACGTTGATGACTTGCCCAAACTACGTCTGGAATTACATTATCTGCTTCTGTAAAGATGATTCCTGGTGCGAAAGCAACTTTCCCTGTATTACTTCTACTTGACCAAAGCTCTAATTGTGTACCGATTTTGACACAAATTTCTTGATGTTTCCAGTGAGGGGCTTTACTCACTAATAACTCTCCATCGATAATTTCGTAGCGATTGCCGTCATCTGGAAATAACTTGAGATCAGCTGTTGTCCAGCGGATATTTGTTGCAGGATTCATTAAACCACTCCTATTAGTGGATAATATATGTATTCTATCAGTTTTTAAAAGTTGAATAAAATGTTTTGAGTTAAAGCGATCGCCTGCTCTACACTATCAGCAATATAAATATTTTTTGGTGCTAATTTCTGAAAAAAATCTTTGCTGTTTAGGTCATCATTTAACAAAATAACTGGTTTATTTGATTTAATTGCTAAAGCAATTTCTGAGGCGGTTCCTGCACCCATACCGCAAGCAATCACAACATCACTAGAAAGCACGTTAATATTATTTCGGGCGTTACCCATATCAGTAACAATTGCAATATCAACCGCAGCCGAAACGCCACTCGTATTGTTACTAGGAAGAATACCAACAGTTAACCCCTGGGCGGCTTTTGCGCCTTGATTTGCAGCTTCCATCACGCCGACATTTCTACCACCAGTCAGCAATATCCACCCTTGTTGGGCGATGAGATATCCTAGCTGATAAGCATTTTGTAGATCGCGTTCAGTCGCTCGATCGCCAGGACCCATCACCCCAATAATTGTTTTACGAGTCATCCTTAATTAACTCAAACTTCCAGCAATCATGCCAGCAAGGACAAGAAAACCTAACCAAACATTTTGGCGAAACATCTCTGCATAAGCTGAATTAGAAATATCTTCTTGTTTTAAACGAATATACTGCCAAATCCAACCTGCTGTAGCTAGGGCAAGCGCAATCCAAAAAGTAAGATGAAGTTGTAACTCAATGCCTAACCAAGCGAGTAAACCAACAGTTCCGATAAAGAAAATCCCGATCGCATCTGCTGCATAGTCGCCAAAAAATAAAGCGCTAGAATTTACACCAATACGGCGATCGTCATCGCGATCGCTCATTGCATAAACTGTATCAAAACCGAGTGTCCATAGTACCGTCGCCCCCCAAAGTAACCATGTTGGAAGCGATAGCGATCCTGTTACTGCACTCCAACTAATTAATACGCCAAACCCCCAAGCAATGGAAAGAACAAGTTGAGGAACGGGAAATACGCGCTTTGCCCCAGGATACAACAGAATAACGGGTACAGCCGCGACGCACAGCCAAAAAGATAAGGTGTTGAGATATAGCGATAAACCAAACGCGCAAAATAACGCCACAAAAGCAACAACAATTCCCACCTTGACAGAAAGCGCACGAGATGCTAATGGGCGATTGCGAGTTCTTTGCACTTGCGGATCGATGTCGCGGTCCCAAAGATCGTTAATAACACAACCCGCTGCACTTGTCGCGAGAGTTCCTAAGACAATAACACCAACAAGCGGTAAGGGTGGTGTTCCTTGCGCGGCTAAAAAGACTGCCCAAAGTGCCGGAATCATCAGAATTAACCTTCCTTCAGGCTTATCCCAGCGCAATAAGCGAATGATCGTAAACCACGTTGGTTCAGATTGTTCTTGCTGTGTCAGCATACTTAAAAAATTTACTGAAAATGAAATAATGTAAGAAGGAATTTTGGATCGGCTTCCCCTATAGAATATCGTTATTCAGATCGGGGCTGGAGTTTTAGCGGGTATTCATGGTCAATTTAGTATCAGCCAGTGCAATAAGTCTTCCTACTCTGGCAATGCAGCAAGAAAAAATCCTCGCTGCCATAGACTTGGGGACAAACTCCTTGCATATGGTAGTCGTGCGCATTAAACCGGAACTGCCAACGTTTAGTATTATCGCCAGAGAAAAAGATACCGTAAGGTTAGGCGATCGCACGCCAGACGGCAATTTAAAACCGGAAGTAATTGAACGCGCGATCGCAACTTTACGCAGGTTTCAAGAAATTGCCAGAAGTCTCAGTGCAGATACGATTGTTGCTGTTGCAACCAGTGCAGTACGCGAATCTCCCAACGGTAAAGAGTTCTTACAACAAGTCAAAAATGAACTCGACCTTAATGTTGACTTAATTTCCGGACAAGAAGAAGCAAGACGCATTTATCTTGGCGTTTTGTCAGCGATGGAACTCAATAGCCATCCGCATGGAATTATCGACATTGGCGGCGGATCGACAGAGTTAATTCTCGGTGACAGCCACGAACCGCGATCGCTGAGTAGTACTAAAGTTGGTGCTGTAAGGCTTACAAGCGAATTTGTCACTACCGACCCGATCAGTAATGCTGAGTTTCAATTCTTGCAAGCATACGTGCGCGGGATGTTAGAACGTCCTGTCGAAGAGTTGCTAGCCAAGTTGCAACCTGATGAAACACTCCGCCTTGTAGGAACTTCAGGGACAATTGAAACGCTAGCCGTCATTCACGCGCGAGAAAAATTAGGGATGGTTCCCTCGCCCTTAACTGGCTATCAAGTCAGTCTAAAAGACTTGCGGGAAATCCTCAACCGCTTGCGCAAGTTAAGTTATGCCGAACGCGCTGCAATTCCAGGAATGTCCGATCGGCGATCGGAAATCATCGTCGCAGGGCTAATTATCTTACAAGAAGCGATGACACTATTAGGTGCAGATTCTATCACAATCTGCGAACGCGCGCTGCGTGAAGGTGTGATTGTAGACTGGATGCTTACTCACGGCTTAATCGAAGATCGCTTACGCTATCAAGGTTCGGTACGCCAACGTAGTGTGATTAGAACTGCCCAAAAATATCAAGTCAAGTTAGAGTATAGCGATCGCATTGCCGCGTTTGCTTTGAGTTTGTTCGATCAAACGCAAGGAGTACTACACAACTGGGGAACTGAAGAACGCGAACTTCTTTGGGCAGCAGCGATTTTACACAACTGCGGTCACTTTGTCAGTCATTCCTCACACCACAAACACTCGTATTACCTGATCCGTAACGGCGAACTTCTCGGCTACACCGAAACTGAACTCGAACTCATTGCTAATATCGCCCGCTACCACCGCCGTAGCGCCCCAAAGAAAAAACACGAGAATTATCGCAACTTACCGACAAAACAACACCGCCAAATGGTCAGTCAACTCAGTGCATTGTTGCGAATAGCCGTCGCGCTCGATCGCCGTCAAATTGGTGCGATCGCGCAAGTGCAAAGTGAATATCGTCCAGAAACGCAAGAATTTCACTTGCGGCTCACTCCATCGCAACCAGGCGACGACTGTGCTTTAGAGTTGTGGAGTTTAGATTACAAAAAACCCGTATTCGAGGCGGAATACAATGTTAAATTAATTGCTACCTTAGAAGCACCTAAATCAGAAACCACTCTTTCTGCCTATCATGCAACAGCGTAGCGCTGCGACTTTCTTCGGGGCTACATAGACAAAAAGTCCACACGAAAGGTGGACTTTGTTTATCTAGGTGCAAATACATTCGCCAAGGTGGAATAAGAGCTTTATTTTCTTTTTGCTACTCACCTGACCCTTGCTATACATCTAACGGCGACGTCCACCACTACTGCGGAAACCACTGCTACTCCGAGTGCGACTCGATCCAAACGA from Chroococcidiopsis sp. TS-821 encodes:
- a CDS encoding Ppx/GppA phosphatase family protein, with product MVNLVSASAISLPTLAMQQEKILAAIDLGTNSLHMVVVRIKPELPTFSIIAREKDTVRLGDRTPDGNLKPEVIERAIATLRRFQEIARSLSADTIVAVATSAVRESPNGKEFLQQVKNELDLNVDLISGQEEARRIYLGVLSAMELNSHPHGIIDIGGGSTELILGDSHEPRSLSSTKVGAVRLTSEFVTTDPISNAEFQFLQAYVRGMLERPVEELLAKLQPDETLRLVGTSGTIETLAVIHAREKLGMVPSPLTGYQVSLKDLREILNRLRKLSYAERAAIPGMSDRRSEIIVAGLIILQEAMTLLGADSITICERALREGVIVDWMLTHGLIEDRLRYQGSVRQRSVIRTAQKYQVKLEYSDRIAAFALSLFDQTQGVLHNWGTEERELLWAAAILHNCGHFVSHSSHHKHSYYLIRNGELLGYTETELELIANIARYHRRSAPKKKHENYRNLPTKQHRQMVSQLSALLRIAVALDRRQIGAIAQVQSEYRPETQEFHLRLTPSQPGDDCALELWSLDYKKPVFEAEYNVKLIATLEAPKSETTLSAYHATA
- a CDS encoding 4-hydroxybenzoate solanesyltransferase, whose product is MLTQQEQSEPTWFTIIRLLRWDKPEGRLILMIPALWAVFLAAQGTPPLPLVGVIVLGTLATSAAGCVINDLWDRDIDPQVQRTRNRPLASRALSVKVGIVVAFVALFCAFGLSLYLNTLSFWLCVAAVPVILLYPGAKRVFPVPQLVLSIAWGFGVLISWSAVTGSLSLPTWLLWGATVLWTLGFDTVYAMSDRDDDRRIGVNSSALFFGDYAADAIGIFFIGTVGLLAWLGIELQLHLTFWIALALATAGWIWQYIRLKQEDISNSAYAEMFRQNVWLGFLVLAGMIAGSLS
- a CDS encoding TIGR00725 family protein: MTRKTIIGVMGPGDRATERDLQNAYQLGYLIAQQGWILLTGGRNVGVMEAANQGAKAAQGLTVGILPSNNTSGVSAAVDIAIVTDMGNARNNINVLSSDVVIACGMGAGTASEIALAIKSNKPVILLNDDLNSKDFFQKLAPKNIYIADSVEQAIALTQNILFNF
- a CDS encoding Uma2 family endonuclease — protein: MNPATNIRWTTADLKLFPDDGNRYEIIDGELLVSKAPHWKHQEICVKIGTQLELWSSRSNTGKVAFAPGIIFTEADNVIPDVVWASHQRLAAILDDAGHLTDAPELVIEVLSPGEIQEKRDRQLKLKLYSIQGVQEYWIIDPQKQQVEIYRRENAVLKLAATLYKEDELYSPLLPDFSCSVARIFN
- a CDS encoding glutathione S-transferase family protein, producing MKLYDFPLSGNCHKVRLMLSLLQLDYDLVFVNLKEGEQKTAAFLQLNPLGQVPVLIDEEVVICDSQAILVYLARRYGGEQWLPTDAKSMSQVMKWLSITANNIQNSIAAARLHFLFNIQLDLDLAQQKAYQILQIFNEHLSRREWLECSRPTIADIACFPYIALAPQGKISLDAYPHVTAWINRIKDLPGYISMPGIG
- a CDS encoding PD-(D/E)XK nuclease family protein, whose amino-acid sequence is MPSIIDLLPAISAKSIRLEGKQFFVDAKGDRLPSVTTILNATKPQEQRERLFNWRQRVGTEQANKIAGTASRRGTQTHKQIQRYLLGKDSICPENSISYWESIKPVLQDIDTVRLVEGSIFHYDLGYSGKVDCVASYKDTPVLCEWKTADKPKGSIERLYEYPLQLAAYLGAVNHSYQNYGIKLDHALLVVAIPDTPAEVFWFEPAQIQHYWQQWIERVEAYQTLQKLEIDRSFS
- a CDS encoding pyridoxamine 5'-phosphate oxidase family protein, with the protein product MGIVTLGNIALNPNSSLLFIDFERGNTLQLTGKASIIWGKERFVEFQIEGVKETINATNLRWKLAEYSPFNPVL